In Paracoccaceae bacterium Fryx2, a single genomic region encodes these proteins:
- a CDS encoding alpha/beta hydrolase, with product MDMDRAYTNGAFIPGADAFPVRWAQAAAAFRAKHAATARLGLPYGAGERQRFDLFLPEAAPRGCLVFIHGGYWMAFGRQDWSHLAAGALARGWACALPSYTLAPDARIAAITREIGQAVSAIAAEVAGPLVVTGHSAGGHLAARMGCTEAPAARIARVVPISPLAELSPLILTGMNEKLRLDAPEAAAESPARHRLRPGCQAHVWVGGQERPAFLWQARTLSESWSCPWTVSPGKHHFDVIDDLADAGSALTGTCLGGL from the coding sequence ATGGACATGGATCGCGCCTACACCAACGGGGCCTTCATCCCCGGCGCCGACGCCTTTCCCGTCCGCTGGGCGCAGGCGGCGGCGGCATTTCGCGCGAAACATGCGGCCACTGCCCGGCTGGGCCTGCCCTATGGCGCGGGCGAACGGCAGCGGTTCGACCTGTTCCTGCCGGAAGCCGCGCCGCGCGGTTGCCTGGTGTTCATCCACGGCGGTTACTGGATGGCCTTCGGGCGGCAGGACTGGTCGCATCTGGCGGCCGGGGCGCTGGCACGGGGCTGGGCCTGTGCCCTGCCTTCCTACACCCTTGCCCCCGACGCGCGGATCGCCGCCATCACCCGCGAGATCGGTCAGGCGGTATCCGCCATCGCGGCAGAGGTCGCGGGCCCGCTGGTGGTCACCGGCCATTCGGCGGGCGGGCACCTTGCCGCCCGGATGGGCTGCACCGAGGCACCCGCGGCGCGCATCGCCCGCGTCGTGCCGATCTCGCCCCTGGCCGAGCTTTCGCCGCTGATCCTGACCGGCATGAACGAGAAGCTGCGGCTCGACGCGCCAGAGGCGGCCGCCGAAAGCCCGGCGCGCCACCGGTTGCGGCCGGGGTGTCAGGCGCATGTCTGGGTCGGCGGGCAGGAACGCCCGGCGTTCCTGTGGCAGGCGCGCACCCTGTCGGAAAGCTGGTCCTGCCCGTGGACGGTCTCGCCCGGCAAGCATCATTTCGACGTGATCGACGATCTTGCCGACGCGGGCTCTGCCCTGACCGGAACCTGCCTGGGCGGCCTCTGA
- a CDS encoding NAD-dependent succinate-semialdehyde dehydrogenase, protein MLDSVTDLRALLKDPSLLATKAYVAGEWIDADDGSTFPVTNPARGDVICTVPNLSRAETARAIAAAEVAQKDWAARPAKERANILRAWFNLMMANQDDLGRILTAEMGKPLAEAKGEIAYGASFIEWFAEEAKRVYGETIPGHMRDKRITVLKQPIGVVGSITPWNFPNAMITRKCGPALAAGCGFVARPAAETPLSALALAVLAERAGLPAGIFSVITSKRSSDIGKEFCENPIVRKLTFTGSTEVGRILLRQAADQVMKCSMELGGNAPFIVFDDADLDAAVDGAMASKFRNNGQTCVCANRIYVQAAVYDAFAAKLAAAVKKLNVGDGLTEGVTTGPLVNMDAVTKVEEHIADVLAKGGSIVTGGARHALGGSFFEPTVVTGVTSDMLVTNEETFGPLAPLFRFDTEEEVIERANATIFGLASYFYARDIGRITRVQEALEYGIVGVNTGIISTEVAPFGGVKQSGLGREGSHHGMEDYLEMKYICLSI, encoded by the coding sequence ATGCTTGATTCCGTCACAGACCTGCGCGCGCTGCTGAAAGACCCCTCGCTGCTGGCGACAAAGGCCTATGTCGCGGGGGAGTGGATCGACGCCGACGACGGCTCCACCTTTCCGGTGACCAACCCGGCACGCGGCGACGTGATCTGCACCGTGCCGAACCTGTCGCGCGCCGAAACCGCACGGGCAATCGCCGCCGCCGAGGTGGCCCAGAAAGACTGGGCCGCCCGCCCGGCCAAGGAACGCGCCAACATCCTGCGCGCCTGGTTCAACCTGATGATGGCCAATCAGGATGACCTTGGCCGCATCCTTACCGCCGAGATGGGCAAGCCGCTGGCCGAGGCCAAGGGCGAAATTGCCTATGGCGCGTCGTTCATCGAATGGTTCGCCGAGGAGGCCAAGCGCGTCTATGGCGAAACCATCCCCGGCCACATGCGCGACAAGCGCATCACCGTGCTGAAACAGCCGATCGGGGTGGTCGGCTCGATCACGCCGTGGAACTTCCCCAACGCGATGATCACCCGCAAATGTGGCCCGGCGCTGGCAGCAGGCTGCGGCTTCGTCGCCCGCCCCGCCGCCGAGACGCCGCTTTCGGCGCTGGCGCTGGCGGTGCTGGCGGAACGGGCGGGGCTGCCTGCGGGGATATTTTCGGTCATCACCTCGAAGCGGTCTTCCGACATCGGCAAGGAGTTCTGCGAGAACCCGATCGTGCGCAAGCTGACCTTCACCGGCTCGACCGAGGTCGGGCGCATCCTGCTGCGGCAGGCGGCCGACCAGGTGATGAAATGCTCGATGGAGCTGGGCGGCAACGCGCCCTTCATCGTGTTCGACGATGCCGATCTGGATGCGGCGGTTGATGGGGCGATGGCGTCGAAGTTCCGCAACAACGGCCAGACCTGCGTCTGCGCCAACCGGATCTATGTGCAGGCCGCGGTCTATGACGCCTTTGCCGCGAAACTGGCGGCGGCGGTGAAGAAGCTCAACGTCGGTGACGGGCTGACCGAAGGGGTGACCACCGGGCCGCTGGTCAACATGGATGCGGTGACCAAGGTCGAGGAGCACATCGCCGACGTGCTGGCCAAGGGCGGCAGCATCGTCACCGGCGGCGCGCGGCACGCCCTTGGCGGGTCGTTCTTCGAGCCGACCGTCGTGACCGGCGTCACCTCGGACATGCTGGTGACCAACGAGGAAACCTTCGGACCGCTGGCGCCGCTGTTCAGGTTCGACACCGAGGAAGAGGTGATCGAGCGCGCCAATGCCACGATCTTCGGCCTCGCCTCGTATTTCTACGCCCGAGACATCGGACGCATCACCCGCGTGCAGGAGGCGCTGGAATACGGCATCGTCGGGGTCAACACGGGAATCATCTCGACCGAGGTTGCGC